The following are encoded together in the Arthrobacter sp. Y-9 genome:
- a CDS encoding ACP S-malonyltransferase: MLAIVCPGQGSQTPGFLAPWLEVPGVAEHLAALSEVAQQDLAAHGTTSDEETIKDTAVAQPLIVAAGLVSAKALFDVELSTLPVTLAGHSVGEITATALAGVLSEADAMRFVRERANGMAEAAAVTPTGMSAVVGGDPTEVLAAIEASGATPANVNGAGQVVAAGTFEQLEALAANPPAKARVIPLKVAGAFHTTHMAPAVAALDVLQHELDIHEPQVPLLSNYDGQLVANGKAGVASLVAQVSRPVRWDLCMETLLAQGVKGVIELSPAGTLTGLAKRGMPGIKTVAVKTPSDLDAALALFAEVEQDAAPGGSGHHAAGNGEGAQA; encoded by the coding sequence GTGCTAGCAATCGTCTGCCCCGGACAGGGCTCCCAGACCCCCGGTTTCCTCGCCCCCTGGCTGGAGGTCCCCGGCGTCGCCGAGCACCTGGCCGCCCTGAGCGAAGTGGCTCAGCAGGACCTGGCCGCCCACGGAACCACCTCCGATGAGGAGACCATCAAGGACACCGCCGTCGCGCAGCCGCTCATCGTGGCCGCCGGTCTGGTCTCCGCGAAGGCCCTCTTCGACGTCGAGCTCTCGACCCTGCCCGTCACCCTGGCCGGTCACTCGGTCGGTGAGATCACCGCGACCGCACTCGCCGGCGTCCTCAGCGAAGCCGACGCCATGCGCTTCGTGCGCGAGCGCGCGAACGGCATGGCCGAGGCCGCGGCCGTCACGCCCACCGGCATGAGCGCCGTCGTCGGCGGCGATCCCACCGAGGTGCTCGCCGCGATCGAGGCCTCCGGGGCCACTCCGGCGAACGTCAACGGCGCCGGTCAGGTGGTGGCCGCGGGCACGTTCGAGCAGCTCGAAGCCCTTGCCGCCAATCCGCCGGCCAAGGCCCGCGTGATCCCGCTGAAGGTCGCAGGCGCCTTCCACACCACGCACATGGCACCCGCCGTGGCCGCACTGGACGTGCTGCAGCACGAACTGGACATCCACGAACCGCAGGTTCCCCTGCTCTCCAACTACGACGGTCAGCTCGTCGCCAACGGCAAGGCCGGCGTCGCCAGCCTGGTAGCCCAGGTCTCCCGCCCGGTCCGCTGGGATCTCTGCATGGAGACGCTGCTGGCGCAGGGCGTCAAGGGCGTCATCGAGCTCTCCCCCGCCGGCACCCTCACCGGTCTCGCGAAGCGCGGCATGCCCGGGATCAAGACCGTCGCGGTCAAGACCCCGTCCGACCTCGACGCCGCCCTGGCACTCTTCGCCGAGGTCGAGCAGGACGCCGCTCCCGGCGGTTCCGGCCACCACGCGGCGGGGAACGGCGAGGGCGCGCAGGCATGA
- a CDS encoding DUF3145 domain-containing protein produces the protein MSVAMTRGVLFVHSAPAALCPHVEWAVASLLDDSATLEWMAQPAAPGMFRAELAWTGAPGTAIQLASTLRGWTHLRYEVTEEASPGTDGGRWSHTPELGIFHAVTDAHGNIMVSEDRIRFAYEAGAGDPAAVYHELSLALGEAWDEELEPFRHASEGSNVRWLHQVG, from the coding sequence ATGTCTGTTGCAATGACTCGGGGAGTGCTGTTCGTGCACTCCGCCCCAGCTGCGCTGTGCCCCCACGTCGAGTGGGCCGTCGCATCGCTGCTGGACGATTCGGCCACCCTGGAGTGGATGGCTCAGCCCGCCGCGCCTGGAATGTTCCGGGCTGAGCTGGCCTGGACCGGTGCCCCCGGGACCGCGATCCAGCTGGCGTCCACGCTCCGTGGCTGGACTCATCTCCGCTACGAAGTGACCGAAGAAGCGTCGCCCGGAACCGATGGCGGCCGCTGGTCCCATACCCCGGAACTCGGCATCTTCCACGCCGTCACGGACGCTCACGGCAACATCATGGTCTCCGAAGACCGGATCCGCTTCGCCTACGAAGCCGGTGCCGGCGACCCCGCCGCCGTCTACCATGAGCTCTCGCTCGCCCTCGGCGAAGCCTGGGACGAGGAATTGGAGCCGTTCCGTCACGCCTCGGAAGGTTCCAACGTCCGCTGGCTCCACCAGGTGGGCTGA
- the fabF gene encoding beta-ketoacyl-ACP synthase II has protein sequence MPRKVVITGLGATTPIGGDVPTLWKNALKGVSGARTLEDEWVSTYELPVTFAARCSEPASEKLSRVEMKRMDPSTQFGVVAAREAWADSGIEDMDKDRLGVAFATGIGGVWTLLDAWDTLKERGPRRVLPMTVPMLMPNGVAAAVSLDLGARAGAHTPVSACASGTEALHLGLDLIRSGKADVVMCGGAEAAIHPMPIAAFASMQALSRRNDDPQHASRPYDVNRDGFVMGEGAGALVLEAEEHALARGARIYGELAGTSVTADAYHITAPDPEGLGATRALKAAMFDGRIQPEDVVHVNAHATSTPVGDKPEYTALRAALGTHVDDVAVSATKSQMGHLLGASGAVEAVLTALAVYERKAPVTINLENQDPEIPLDVVTKTARELPAGDIVALSNSFGFGGHNAVIAVRNY, from the coding sequence ATGCCTCGCAAAGTTGTCATCACCGGCCTCGGTGCCACCACGCCCATCGGTGGCGACGTCCCCACTCTGTGGAAGAACGCCCTCAAGGGCGTCTCCGGCGCGCGCACCCTCGAGGACGAGTGGGTCAGCACCTACGAGCTCCCCGTCACTTTCGCAGCCCGCTGCTCCGAACCGGCGTCTGAGAAGCTCAGCCGTGTCGAGATGAAGCGCATGGACCCGTCCACCCAGTTCGGTGTGGTCGCGGCCCGCGAAGCCTGGGCGGACTCCGGCATCGAAGACATGGACAAGGACCGCCTCGGCGTGGCCTTCGCCACCGGCATCGGCGGCGTCTGGACCCTGCTGGACGCCTGGGACACGCTCAAGGAGCGTGGCCCCCGCCGCGTGCTGCCCATGACCGTGCCGATGCTCATGCCCAACGGCGTGGCCGCGGCCGTGAGCCTGGACCTCGGCGCCCGTGCCGGCGCCCACACCCCCGTGTCGGCGTGCGCCTCCGGCACCGAGGCCCTGCACCTGGGCCTGGACCTGATCCGCTCGGGCAAGGCCGATGTGGTCATGTGCGGTGGCGCGGAAGCCGCCATCCACCCGATGCCGATCGCCGCGTTCGCCTCCATGCAGGCCCTGTCCCGCCGGAACGACGACCCGCAGCACGCTTCGCGTCCGTACGACGTGAACCGTGACGGTTTCGTCATGGGTGAAGGCGCCGGCGCACTGGTGCTCGAGGCCGAGGAACACGCTCTGGCCCGCGGCGCCCGCATCTACGGCGAGCTGGCCGGCACTTCGGTCACCGCTGACGCGTACCACATCACGGCTCCGGACCCCGAGGGCCTGGGCGCCACCCGCGCGCTCAAGGCCGCCATGTTCGACGGCCGTATCCAGCCGGAGGACGTGGTGCACGTGAACGCCCACGCCACCTCCACCCCAGTGGGCGACAAGCCCGAGTACACCGCCTTGCGTGCCGCTCTGGGCACCCACGTGGACGACGTGGCGGTCTCCGCCACCAAGTCCCAGATGGGTCACCTCCTGGGCGCCTCCGGCGCCGTGGAGGCCGTGTTGACGGCGCTGGCGGTCTACGAGCGCAAGGCACCGGTCACGATCAACCTGGAGAACCAGGACCCGGAGATCCCGCTGGACGTGGTCACCAAGACCGCCCGCGAGCTCCCCGCCGGTGACATCGTGGCGCTGAGCAACTCGTTCGGCTTCGGCGGCCACAACGCCGTGATCGCGGTCCGTAACTACTGA
- a CDS encoding beta-ketoacyl-ACP synthase III yields the protein MTPVLRQNDVRAGTRIHGVGAFRPDVVVTNDDVCQWIDSSDEWIRQRTGIVTRRRASQDVSVIDMAEGAARDALVKAGIEASRLGAVIVSTVSHPFATPSAATALAERLGATPAPAYDISAACAGYCYGVAQADALVRSGAAEYVLVVGAEKLSDFIDNHERTISFLLGDGAGAVVVGPSDEPGISPSIWGSDGSKWGAIGMTHSLNDVRGLESLAAAGDEDAVVEAARNIWPTMRQDGPTVFRWAVWEMAKVAQSALDAAGVAAEDLSAFVPHQANMRIIDEMVKQLKLPEHVKVGRDIADSGNTSAASIPLAMHRLLEENPDISGGLALQIGFGAGLVFGAQVVRLP from the coding sequence ATGACCCCCGTCCTCCGGCAGAACGACGTCCGGGCAGGAACCCGCATCCACGGTGTGGGGGCCTTCCGCCCTGACGTCGTGGTGACCAATGACGACGTCTGCCAGTGGATCGACTCCTCGGACGAATGGATCCGGCAGCGCACGGGCATCGTGACCCGGCGCCGCGCCTCCCAGGACGTGAGCGTCATCGACATGGCCGAAGGCGCCGCTCGCGACGCTCTGGTCAAGGCGGGCATCGAGGCGTCCCGTCTCGGGGCGGTCATCGTCTCCACGGTCTCACACCCTTTCGCCACGCCGTCCGCGGCGACAGCTCTGGCCGAACGCCTCGGAGCGACCCCGGCCCCCGCCTACGACATCTCCGCAGCATGCGCCGGCTACTGCTACGGCGTGGCGCAGGCGGACGCGCTGGTCCGCTCCGGCGCCGCCGAGTACGTCCTGGTGGTGGGCGCCGAAAAGCTCTCCGACTTCATCGACAACCACGAACGCACCATCTCCTTCCTTCTCGGGGACGGGGCCGGCGCGGTCGTGGTCGGCCCTTCGGACGAGCCGGGCATCAGCCCGTCCATCTGGGGTTCCGATGGCAGCAAGTGGGGCGCCATCGGCATGACGCACTCGCTCAACGACGTCCGCGGGCTGGAAAGCCTCGCCGCGGCAGGTGACGAGGACGCCGTCGTCGAAGCCGCGCGGAACATCTGGCCGACCATGCGCCAGGACGGCCCCACGGTCTTCCGCTGGGCCGTCTGGGAGATGGCCAAGGTGGCACAGTCCGCGCTCGACGCCGCCGGCGTCGCCGCCGAGGATCTGAGCGCCTTCGTGCCGCACCAGGCGAACATGCGCATCATCGATGAGATGGTGAAGCAGCTCAAGCTTCCCGAGCACGTCAAAGTCGGGCGGGACATCGCCGATTCGGGCAACACGTCCGCAGCGTCGATCCCCCTGGCCATGCACCGCCTGCTCGAGGAGAATCCGGACATCAGCGGCGGCCTCGCCCTGCAGATCGGCTTCGGGGCCGGTCTGGTGTTCGGAGCGCAGGTGGTCCGGCTCCCCTGA
- a CDS encoding acyl carrier protein — MASNEEILAGLAEIVNEETGLAPEAVELDKSFTEDLDIDSISMMTIVVNAEEKFGVRIPDEEVKNLKTVADAVNFIANAQA, encoded by the coding sequence ATGGCTAGCAACGAAGAGATCCTGGCCGGCCTGGCTGAAATCGTCAACGAGGAGACCGGCCTGGCTCCCGAGGCTGTCGAGCTGGACAAGTCCTTCACGGAGGACCTGGACATCGACTCCATCTCCATGATGACCATCGTGGTGAACGCTGAGGAGAAGTTCGGCGTGCGCATCCCCGACGAAGAGGTCAAGAACCTCAAGACCGTCGCCGACGCCGTGAACTTCATCGCGAACGCCCAGGCCTGA